The Bactrocera dorsalis isolate Fly_Bdor chromosome 3, ASM2337382v1, whole genome shotgun sequence genomic interval ATCGTAATTTCGCCAAACGCCGTTCCAACCGACGTATTAGCGTCGAGAGCCACAGCTCGGTGGAGTCGTTTAATCTAAGTGCAGCTGAGAGTGTAAACAACGCTAGCTCAGTGAGCTCTGTGCATGAGCAGAGTTCCAGCGCCAGCGGCAATGATAGTCACAATCACAGTACGTCGACTAGCAGCGGCAGTAGTGGTTCACATTCTTTTAGTGTCGCTAGTAGTCAACTGGATTATTCCTACTCGGTACAATCGGATACGGAAAGTGCATTTTTACGCGCCTCTACGCGCAGAATGGTGCCACCACCGTTACCCATAACTGGGCCACCGTTTGATAACGATGCGCCTACAGTTACGACAACAAATGATGACGAGACACAGCCACAAACGCCCGATCCCGCTTTGTTGGGTGTGCGACAGAAAGTTGATCGTTTCGAGACATTGACAGCCGAACAGCGGATTCTCTTCAAAACCGGACGTCATCAGCTGCgtcaacaacaccaacaatacaGTGCGCAAATAGGTGCTGTGAAGACAACTGGTGTGGGTGGCATTTCAGCCGCTGCGCCTGGGTTATGGCGTGTCTTTCCGCCAGCTACGCGTCGTTCCACTCCCGAAACGGATAGCTCGGTGGCCAGCCGACAATCGGCACTCAGCTCCTTTCACACCTCCATCGATGAAGAACGCTCCGTGGACGATGTGGATGAGATCTCCGACTATGCCGAGGATGCGCATGCAGATGCTGTCCTTGAGGCGGAGTATGCGGTGCCAGAGGAGGCGCATGAATTGCGCGAAGATGTGGTGCCATCGCCAGAGCCTGGCGCTGACGCTGAGCAATTGGTGACGGCGGGCGTAGTGGAGTTGAATCTAGATGATTTCGGTAAGGTGGAGAAGGTGCGTCGTGCTGTCAGCGATGATTATGCACGCACAATGCCGAAGGCTCGCTCGAAAAAGCTGTCCGCGGAAGTTGAATGTGGGGAAAAGTCGGCGTCGAAAGATTTTCCGAGGTGAGTGGccttttcttagttttgataGATGTGATTTGATTTCGTATAGACtctaggtatatatttttgttagtaCGTCCAATATCAGTTAATCGGTACTCAATTATTACTAAATCTTTCTTTAAGTTTCTTGATATCGCCATTAAATTGAAAGTCTCTGCAGCTCCTCAGTAAAATCTATGACAAACATTCTCAGCCCAAGTGATATCACAGATTCTTTTTTGTTATAGGCTAATTATAATTTAGATGCCTCAAAGTTGTTTCTAATTCCTTGTTAGATGGTTCTTCAAAAGTTGATATAGTGAGTGGAGCCTTTTTGAGAGTTTAGAAGAAATGATGTTAACGACGCATATAAGCTCTAACAGAACTCTAAGGAACTGGGAAAGTTTAATTTACTAACATAATACTAATTTGaagcatttttataaatataatagacttaaaaaatctttaattctCAGTGGGATTAAAACTATATAAGTTATGATGTTTGATAGGTTTTTTCCATACtacttcaaatatatgtatatatttttgttaatgtttgaATATCTCTGCCTAATCTTGTCTTAGTCAAACATAGATTCGTGCTgcgattttattttcattcaagaatTTCTCCCTCAGTTACATTTTCGAAAGGTGAAAACGCATGTGAACTTACTTTTATAATATTCGTTAATCAAAAAGAGGCAATTTGTTTCcaattatgtaaataagtattacATGTAAGTATATCTGCTTGTACACTTAAAGTGTGTTTTCCTTTTAAGTGCTACTCTAAACTTTGGCCAGTTGCCACGTTTAATCGTTTTTTGTCCAAAACATGACGAATTGCTTCTGTTTTTAAGGTGTTCGCTGTGACACAAGTGGTTTTGGTTTGGCGGTCATCGTATTACAGATATAAATACTGAAATgctgaaacaataaaaacaacaaaacacttGCTGCGCTTACtttgttgtttacatttgagcacaaaagcaataaaaaatattaccacaCTTTCTAAACATAAGTTAttggtatttacatatatttatgtacatatgtatgtatgtaaaagcttGTGCTTATAAGCACTTTGTTGTAATGCCTTATTAGtcataaacttatttttaagcTCGAAATTTTCTTTCGGCAGCTTAAACTGTCTTTAGTTGCTTCTGTGCGGCAAGTAACAGTCAAATTTACATAACATTCTAATTTTAGCAGTGAAATGTTAATGTATGTACTCAACTTTCGTCTACGCTGTTAATTTGCTGTTAACGATTTTAAATATGCCGTGCAGCAACAGAAGCATAACATAAAATGTTGCGCTCGATTTAtgctattttatttcatttcaattaacttcatttgatttttttatataaggatTATTTGAACTCAAAGAAAGTATAATTTCTATCCCTAATATCGCATTTAAATCGTTTTGGTTATTCCTATTCTTGAATACATatgtcttatttattttatagaagtgcatatacattttttcagtaaaattttttctgttttcttagTGCTGTATGCGATTTACGTGCAAAAAACCGGTTAGACAAGTTCTCGTGTCTTATTACTTTGTTAGCTTttgatttagttttatttatattgctcGAATGTTTTTGGTTGCAGTCTTTTTTGCTGTGGGTTGATATGATTTTTAAGCCACTTTTACagtatcgaaaaaaatttcaaaatactagttagaaaataataaaacttgaaTTATTAAATACTCTAATCGAGAGTGTTTTTCCAAAGATTTTATTGCCTGCAAAGACAAAAAGCGCCTTTTTCGCTATAAAATATATCTGTTTTTAACTAAAGCTGCCAGCTTTATTGTCTTCTGCCAAGCTGACTACTAGTGCAGCTAATCTGCGATGTAAGGTAACTAACTGCCtattatatatgttttattcaATTCACAGCtggttgttttttcttttcttagtTCTTTTCGTTAAAAGTTAGTATTTTGTGTGTACCAAGTTCAGCATGTTGAATTGCAAATATTCAATTGTGTATTTTGTTCATGATAAATACATTTAACGTACAGTAATAATCATATCCCATGTCCACgtgggcgtatacgtaaccgaAAAGCGACGTTGACACATTGTTTACACAGCGCTTAAGGCTCTGTCTAATTAGCGGTACAagcaattgcaaataaaaattttttgttcttattattACTCGATTTGAATGTGCATTTTCCAATGTGTgcgcaaaaatatattaatactaAGATACATTAATACAAAAGCACCAAACACGAACCTCTATACGAGTAAAAGGATACAgtgaatataattgaaaatttaaacgtaataaaaaaaattttgacaattttactCTCTAAACCGaaatcttaaaattattatcattttttgaacacacctcatatattcaaaaaatctaaCCCGCTATAAATAACCTTAACCCATATATTATAACACGTACGATAAGATATTTTGCTTTTGAGAGAGACAGTCATCAAAACACTTCATACTGCAAGTTATATATCAGTCTAACTGtacataatttgttatttttcatttatcaaGTTTGCTCGTCACGTTTTTGTTGGAGTGTGTTGCATGAATTACAACACTAAGTACACAAAAGATAATTTGtataaaacaaatttgatgataaaacaaaagatattaaATTATCTAGGAAAAGTCctaaagaatattaaatttctaTATTAAATGCTGTCTTATGTATGTGGTCTAAAGGCACTTCAGACTGATCAAATTATGACTCAGTGTGTATTGTAGGACAGCCATTATCTTTATCTGCcctcttttaaaaaaattgatatgtgAAATCTACAATATTATTATCTGGTTAATTTTAATACGAGAGGGTGTGCATATAGCATTAAAGTGGTATAACTTTTCTATGTTATATATTTTACGTTGTACGTTATATatggtgatccatttcaaggttccctacttttttaaagaaaaaaaacacagaaacttcaaatttaatggagaacaTTTAATATAATTCGAAAAAACTTTCTTTCGCAGttattttttgtagattatCGCTTCAATCGTGGCCGTGGCCACGTCTTATATGATTCACCCAATTTTATTTGCTTCGTTCGTGCATTTCGACTTCCGAATGACAAGcgtgatgttttactccaaTGCCTGAAGCGAAACGGGactgtccacatagactttagactttatataacCCTAAAGAAAAAAAgcctaacggtgtgatatcacacgatcttggtggtcaatcctccagcccaaaacgtgaaattatctgctcaccaaagtgttctctcaataaacccATTAATTGGGGTGATGAGTGGGAAgcggcgccgtcttgttgaaaccatatGTCACCGAGATCATGAACTTGGTGATGTTGAtcgtgttgcgaatagtacgctcagtaggccaatTATGTTGACCGTAGTTTGAGCGAAGCATgcgaaacatattctttacagaatgtgaattttcgtaataaagttgaacgatttgaaaACGTTTTTAGGCGTAAATGCGAGATGTAAAATAATACTGTATAAAATTAACATCACAACTTGACACGACCACTTGATTTCTAATCATCGATCTACatataccgctctccattgacagtaacggtgtcaccagcttcattccGAAAGAAGTATGGAGTGATGATTCTACCAGATTgaaaaccgcaccaaactgtgcatttttaagaatataatggttgttcatgaataatttgtggatttacTTCGTACTAAAATCGAAAGTGGGCCtcatcattttcaagttgttccaaggcaaaatcgGAAAATTCATGACATTTTCGGTGGTCCAATGGCGTGAGGTTTTTGATTGAGAACAATTGTTGAAAATGTCTTAAAATCTACAAATTccggtcttcagcaacacttgcctgaaaggcagcaatatttttattacttcgaGGGGTTCTTTGTCTTATCGGCACTTTAACATtaacttaaagaaaatatacgCAATAAGCGACACTTAGAAATTATATCATATCTATAAGGAAACACGGTATCTGTTTACATAACTTCTAccatttgtttgtttgattgtgTAAATACATTGTTTGTTCTCTGTAAAGTTTGGTGATTTTAATACAACTTACGAAAGCATCAATTAAAGTTGTAAATCGCTCattactttatataattttcattataccaGTCTGTTCGGTATATATCAGCCTTATGGTTCTTAAATTAGCATGTTATTAAGAAGTTTTAGTATATGTATTGTGAATGAAATCTGTCGATTATGCTTCTATACTCCCTATGTTTAAGTTCGCTGCTctctattagaaaaatataactcTACgctttctgtttttgtttatgCCAGTCTACTTGACTTATACCAGCTCCTTCGATTCGGCATTCGGCAAGTTTTGGCAAACCAATGACAGCTAAAAtgagcaaataaattaaaattattaagttttGAGAACATATgtgtttcaaagaaaaaaaaaaaaaaacagcaaaaacaatattattagATAATGTTTATTTACTTGACAACGCtgttatttaacattaaatcgCAAAATTAgttctgtatacatacatatattctaaagAATACTTATATACGGTACAGGTAGGTGTGACTATGTTTGCCCGGCCTTGCGGCGGCGGTAAATCACTTGTCGGCAGCCTTTTATGGCACGACACAAACATTTAGCGCTTTTGGCCATAAAATGATAAATGAATTTCAATTCGTGGAACTGATAAGCGTGTGTAAACCATTGATAAATTAATGCAAATAGGAAGATATCTATGCAAATGTGATGGTGCGTGAATAGGCCATATTTAAGGAGGGTACCAACGATGCACCTGAAAAAGTTAGTATGATAAAATAAGATGTTAgatgaaaagtattaaaatgcttacctttatgtatatttttgatattgacgcttaaatattttattttttttataaagttattatgaattcgaattttttaaaacacaacTTATCCCAAAaacctaaaagaaaaaaaaattggaaaagttcACGTCCAAGGAAAATCAGCTGAGCCGAAGTACTTTTGTCAGTTACTTGAATGTTAgacgatttttttaattctgattCTATAAAGTCAAAAAGTTTCACATATTTCCTTTGTCCCTTTCTAATATCATATGCTGGTATCTTTATAAGCTTTCCTTTCATAAAGCATATATCAACCACACGCATTGAATACAGAGATCGCTTCGCTCTACATTTCGCAAGATTTCTAAAAGAGAAATTTGCTGTGATATACTTTCTAGACGAGATCAAAGTTGATTACTTtaacataatatacaaaaatcactaatataaataataataaaaatctctAAGTAGTCATAATGAGCTTGTTTTAAATCCAGTTAgtagttgaaataaaaattcagtAGTGAAAATCCAACTCTTACCGGTTCCTTAGTTTGAATACTGGCCTGTAAACAATCGCGATCGCGAAACTAGTGGCTCACTTAGAGATAATTCAATTCTAGATTGTGCTCTTGGTTTAAAAGTCAAAACAACCACATGaatgatttgaaaaattacttGATTCTCCATATGGTGTCCATAACTTTCTTTGATATTGCGGGGAGAGAATAATTGGAATACTATTACCGTACTGTTGAGAatagttatattatataaggAAGTCGATAAACGTATCCCCCTTTCAACCCTCAAGTATCGATTGTATTTCCAAATGACTTCGTAACGTTAACAGTAACTTTTGATGCAGCCAAACTCAAACATCTAACATAAATGCTTTTACGATAACTCCATTTTCACCACTCCGATGTAAGTCACGTGCTATtttattgtatgtgtatgtgcgagATATAATACGTATTTTATACGTTGCTCAAAATATGTTAAAACTGTTAGCAAGTCCTGTTAAAGGTACGTCCTAATAATGATTTTGTCCTACATTATTTTGTATCTTTGTTTCGACATGGATCCATATATAGattcgtatgtatatgaatataaccTCTACTGGAAAATAATTAGAGATAACAAGGTAAAATGAcacaattaaaagaaaactatGACGATTAAAAGCTTTCTATTGCTTGTTTTATCGCATTGACTGAAACTCAATACCAGAATGACTCAATTTAATGCTACCTGTATATGCCTGTATATACATGCCACAtgcatatattgtaaatattttgcattgacaCAGCTGATCTAAGCCGTTCGACAAGCATGTCTACAAAAGTAATATAATTTGCGattattacatacaaacatacaatcgTCATATAAACAGTTGTTACATTACAATCAGTTCGCGAGCACCCATATTAGCGCTCATTAATGCTGTCTGTCTGATCAGTTAGGAGCGTAAAAAAATGGCACGGATTCGTAACGGGTTATCGCACAAGCGCGAGCCGTAAAATTGTTCTTGGCAATGGGTGTGAAAAATGATGAAAAACAATAGAAGTGGTTTCGGATTGTAGGAGCGAAGGTGGGTGTAAAGGAAAGGGAAAAAGATGCagattaaaagtataattaaattttttttgtataaatacttCCTGCTTGCTTATGTATTAGCTCTCTTCGATTTTCCAGACTTTACAGAGTGACGAATCGAACGAACAACATGTATAACTGACATAGACTGGTATAATTGGAAAGAGTTAGAGAATCAAGCGGTAATAAGGTGATGTCTTCAAACATGTCTGTATacaagaaaaatgtttgaaaagaaAGCTGAGCTGACAAATGGCGAGTCCCAAACGGTTGCCTTGAATTGGCGaatgaaaatttataagtaTCATTCTAAAATGCGTAGGACCGACAGTTATTTAAGCATTTGGATGAAGAAAATAgtgccaaaaaaaaagtgttatagGTTCTAAATTGCATTTATTAAGACTATCCTTTGTTGATTTTGAGATTGTATGTAGTTTTTATTCAAGGAGCACTTGAAAAGCTTTTCAATGCTTTCAATTAAAGCTCTAGTTGTTGGTTCGGACAGACATTATGGTATATCAAActttcaaaagaaaatgttttttttttcaaatcactTGCAATAAACGGACAATAAATGCAACCGTCTTAAGAAATGCTTTGGTGTTAAAGAATTTGGAGTGTAGAGAACAGATTGGTTGAAGCCTTATTCAAAGTGGGCAAATAACTTTTATGGAtccaattttttatgaaacaacGTTTATATGGCCTATCATGAGACTTAGTTCCTATACTCTGATGTTGAGATATCCAGAGAGCTAACCAAGATTCATTATCTGATACTAAGTGTGAAGATATGACCATTCATTTCCTTTCTCTCTCAATGTGTAGCATTTCCTTAGAGAGGGTGTTGACCTAGTTTTGTAGAAAAATGCATTGAGTTATCCAGAGAATATACCGACATTTCTGTTCATGTAGTTTGGTATAATGACATTATTGCATTAAATATCTTTTCTGCAGCCTTTCATGAGGAAACTTCTTTTTGGAAACATTGATTAGAGTTGAAGGCTGTAAGAAGGTAGGCCCAAGTGTCCGATACTCACCCCTTTTGCACATTCTTTATGCTACTTATTGAATACTGAATATTTTAAGGCGTATAAAAGATTCTCATGTTCTTATAATTATACAAGCGATTGCATTTTAAACTGATACAagccaaaaacaaatatttaattgcgCGCAAAAGCGTGTATGTGCCGTATATAGCACACcgtatgtacaaaaatatataaatatacctcACACTACATTATAATTACGAATACCTTTATCGCCTTATATTACAAGCTTGTAGTTAGTTGAATAAATAACTTGTCCGAGAGCTAcgtttaagtaaataaataagtacatatatatatatacatacatatatatgtaattgtgtaCTTTAGCAATAGAATATTGGTGTGGTCATTAGCTGTCTTGGTTATCAGTGACGCCAGCGGCTTTGTTATGAGGAGCGGCTGACTCACAGCttcgaaatattatatatgaggacatacatacatatttacacatatgtttgtgtaaTTAGCGAAATGATAGCGGAAAAATGTGAAGGCAGCAAAACGCGAGAAATTTGTAGGTTTGATAGCGAGTGTTGATATGAATAGCATTGCGTGcataaattttaagcttctACATTTACTTTGTAATTGATAATATGGAATTTCCCCTgaacgatatacatatattcgcgtacatattttttcggagaactaattatttttactaaattatagaaaaaagcaaaaaaaagtgttatcTTCGACTGCATTGAAGCCCTTCAGAGGTGTATTTATTATAGCAAAAAAGGGTATACGAGACGTttagcttgattttgatcagtaaATTTGAAGAGACtctacataagtatatgctatatactcgtatatacaagtTTTTTGGAGATCATAGCACTGTCTTCAATAAAAGTGTATtacatatctatttatatatagatatactgATTCAGGTttcataatatgtacatatatacttacctGTATCTATGTAATATATTCGTATTTATGTAACCAAAAATCTCGAATCATTGACCTCTATCTCTTAGGAGAGATAAATGAACCGAATGTTTGTTGAAAAACGTCTCGTCAGATCTCATAATCTTTCCCtctagtaaatttattttttttgattattttttatgacttcAGTAGCTCAAAGGAAATTCCTGGAAGAAAGTTTCTCTTAAACCTCTTTGTCATTACTATCTCATCAAGACACATTAGGTTTTTTAATGCTGTTGAGCGTTTTGTCTCTCGATTAGAGCAAATAGgtgcaacaacaatatgtaCAATAACTCATTCAGTTGTGAATTGCTCAATTTCttgaataacaaaatttatttaattcttgtCTAGAAGGCATAAGTGCGATATCCaatcaatcaaaaaatgttactcatacgccacggctGACTACCACGTTTACAGAGTGACTACCAAAAGAACACACTCATTCaataattttcatgtttttttttcaaagaatattaatagcaatttttttattttttatttccagaaATTATCGTTCAGTGCCACGTCCCAAGACTGAAATTATTGGTACCAAGAATCATGCGGTTGTTAACAAAAGTAAATCGCTTTATCAGCCAAAGTAAGTacaaacaagaaataaaaattgaaagcaaTAAATGAACTAATACATCAAAATACCAATAATTAATGACGAGCGTACGAAGCTGTGCAAATTTCTCCAAATTTGTGATGATAAGCACAAACAAGACGTGCGCGCCACGGCGTATGAGTCACCAAAAGagttatttgattttaatttgccaaacaaaaataatttttttgttgaaaaaaaaagaaaacatactacaataaaagcaaaaacgtaggtggcataaaaatacaaagaatTTGAACACGtctttttacatatatttctaataattcTATATAATAAACAAAGCTGGCCGATATGACGAGCCGTTGCTAATTTCTTACTTTTACACTTTACGCTTTGTTATTTGGattattcaaaacatttttctgTACTTTCTTCACAGTGACGAGCTCGACGATGAAGCTGAGGCTGAGTTGCGCGATAAGAGCTCACAACACATTAAACCCATACTCGAGGAGCTGATAAAAACTGAGGAAACATATGTGGAGAACTTACGTATCGGTTTGGAGAATTATGGCAATATATTTGCGCGCAAAGATTTACCGCTTGGTTTGCGTGGAAAGAAATATGTTTTGCTTGGTAATATTGCACAGATCTATGAATTTCATGCGGAGGAATTTTTGCCAATGTTACTTGCGTATAGAAGGGATCTGAAGCGGTTATTCGATGAATTTCAACATTATATTGATGTAAGTGTTGAGACGATTAgagagatatatacatatacatacatacatctggaAAGTCGCCGTTTTTTTCGAGTTTTATTAACCGTAAATTAGTTTtagaaataataagaaaaggaataaaaaataagaaaactaattttcatgagaaattttacaaaattctcGACAACACATCAGAGGaatcttaaggggttatatgggtTGCCTCGGGTAAAAAATATGCGACCACATTGGCAGGATAACTTCTCACAGCATCacctaaagtgaaaaaaatacgtcttaaaaaactttaacttagaaattggacgaagaaaaaatctgaaaattggattttgcagacatttttataaaaaaattaaaatttcacgacatttttttttttaaaaagttgtaatcgaaaataaattcttcgtccaagtttttaagcattatatctcaaagacctgtcttaaatttcatgaagatcagttgagtagttctcgagaaatcttgccaaccatcttatctccgaaactattactccgatcaacttgaaaatttaatacaatattcaAGAGGTGtgggaaaatttaataaaacaatgaaaaatagattttttgaaacccgtaataCATGGGTTTACCTTAAAACTTGAAGAAACTGATGGCTTTTCTAATTCTAACTCAATAAATTTTGGTACAAGTTAAGAGAATATCGTAAAAGTAATCATATTCTCTATATCCACTAATTAATATATGAATTGGCAGCTTCCGAAAGCGAAGTATTATTTTTAGCCATTTTTaaatctaattattttttaaatataatcgtTATAGAATTGTGTTGTTTTGACCTGAAAGAAATATTATCGCCAAACTACTCAGGAAGCAGTACTGGGAGTGAATTGTCAGCTCTTTGCACAGAGAACGGTCAAACTGCAAGCTGAACTATCTGatctcttattattatttttctataaaaaaactatattttagtCTAATGCTTATAGAAATTCTGCTTTAGATCATTCTTTAAGatcttaaaagaaatttaaaatagctTAGCATTTGTTACCTAGAATTGGTAAAGTGCGTAATTTGTAATAAAACGCTACAGTGAGGGTTTTTTATGCTCAAGTAAAACACTCTCTCTCTAATaccattaattattaaattttttggatacattttctgttattaaaataactttgcttaatattttttcagcaaaaCTCCTTCTACTGCTACGTCATATTCACAATGAACAAGCAACGTTCGCTCAAATTATGtgatacatataaaaattattttaaggtaTGGAATtcatgtatttataataaaaatacgaattaatatattgaattatttttgtagcGCATACAAAACGAATTGGATGATAAGTTGGGTATAAATAGTTTCCTGGTACAGCCCATACAACGGATGGCGCGATATCCGCTACTACTGCAACAATTTATCACGGTGAGTtggtgaaaagaaaaaaattatatttattataataggaATTTCTGAGTGATTGTGGGCAATGTAGAAAAATACTGTTATGaaactaatataaataaattttaaagctcataaaattgtatataatttgcTAACCTCAGCTTATGCTCTGCTCTCATGTTTATTATTCTTACTTTTATACTCACAGACCCTCTTCAAGCATCGCGACTTTGAGATTAAGCCTTTGCTTGAGTCATGCTGCCGGTTGGAGAAGAAAATGCGCACTTTGCTGACCACAACCAACGAATCCGAAGTGATTAACGACATTGTCGAGTGCAATGAGGTGAGAATCGGAACACAT includes:
- the LOC105228692 gene encoding triple functional domain protein, with protein sequence MADECAIDSPRPFRRERNLSNRNFAKRRSNRRISVESHSSVESFNLSAAESVNNASSVSSVHEQSSSASGNDSHNHSTSTSSGSSGSHSFSVASSQLDYSYSVQSDTESAFLRASTRRMVPPPLPITGPPFDNDAPTVTTTNDDETQPQTPDPALLGVRQKVDRFETLTAEQRILFKTGRHQLRQQHQQYSAQIGAVKTTGVGGISAAAPGLWRVFPPATRRSTPETDSSVASRQSALSSFHTSIDEERSVDDVDEISDYAEDAHADAVLEAEYAVPEEAHELREDVVPSPEPGADAEQLVTAGVVELNLDDFGKVEKVRRAVSDDYARTMPKARSKKLSAEVECGEKSASKDFPRNYRSVPRPKTEIIGTKNHAVVNKSKSLYQPNDELDDEAEAELRDKSSQHIKPILEELIKTEETYVENLRIGLENYGNIFARKDLPLGLRGKKYVLLGNIAQIYEFHAEEFLPMLLAYRRDLKRLFDEFQHYIDQNSFYCYVIFTMNKQRSLKLCDTYKNYFKRIQNELDDKLGINSFLVQPIQRMARYPLLLQQFITTLFKHRDFEIKPLLESCCRLEKKMRTLLTTTNESEVINDIVECNEFNVFHQGKFRKVSDFSIIDHTLRRTYRGKVFIFDKCIIYTEIKGKHLIFHGRYPCEHIGIVAKTKHFTLFYERRKQQECDFQAEPPVVEAWLELIREMISSFVMEERQKLQDRYAREGEQQYRKPVSLTLFRDSNRFSSDSGIGNIWVLPKPEAESEASSNRTTWYAVN